Genomic segment of Ischnura elegans chromosome 12, ioIscEleg1.1, whole genome shotgun sequence:
gtagggctggttcaggTACCTTTGAGTATGGTCCGTTTAGTtacaaaaacggccatatgtagggcttgatgtggcataTGTTGGGCAAGATctgtttatgtaggggctgatggcATATCAAGGGTCGGTTGGCCCTTCAGGGTCGACTGAGCATACGGccctaaggagttgcgaccccatgtttatgaacaaaaaatacttaaaattgtctcccttaccacctcctgaagtattgcagattcctcctgaaactccttttgtgcgtaatatttctatgaccgtgtggtgtgcatgtggtggtcctcttgcatgctggatgttggtgatttttcaccccctgccaaacaccctagaggtggctcgcagggtattatgtagatgaaactCCTGTTGTGTGTGCAGCAGTTTACAGTTAGTTCTTCAAAAGAATGACAGGTGGCATCCTAGCctcactaatttttttctttaaatgcgaatccatatttttcattaaatgctcatttaaagtaattttattataaactgGCCTTTACCCACATCAGCAATTTGCAATGTGTTTCAGAATTAATGTCTCCACTGATAGACATTTGAATTTATGTTATGCATTGTCTTATTTTCGTGATTTTGGTGATTAATTCTTCAGATGCCAAAGCAGCGGAGGCAGCTCAGAGTGCATACTTTGACCCCAGTCGACCTCAGTGTGCCTATGTGCCACCTCCTGCATATTATGTAAGTGTTATAACCCACTAGCTCTTTAATATTACCATACTCAACGCCCTTTCACTTATCTTAAATAatccacttaaaaaattattttaatttttttattttctgttaattttaatAACTCTCATTAATTGATCAGTTTTGCTTTTTTCTGGAGTAATATGTTTTCAAGTGACATAGTAGTGTTTGTGAAGGGTATCGATAACTTTGTGTTTTTGTCAATGACTGTGTCGAGAAATAATCTTCTCTCTTACATATGAAGTAACCTCTAGAGCAGGGGTTCAAACACGCAGGCCGCATGTGGTCCGCTCCCTTACAATCTGCGGCCCGCGGCACCATGACTTCTTCAATCGCAAACGGGAAttcctttgctcctttaagatttacagctcttgcagttggaTGATCGAAActtactggcacttcatccatattacccacatgcatttcttcatgcacttgtacaggcaaagaggtgtcaagtatctgggagtattagtaccagggattaaagtaaataaactctttcttctctttcagttgcctttttaaataataataattataatatagttgtggtagtattttatataattctcttgttattggtcctgaaatacatatgcggccctCGAGCTATATGAGTTGGGtaatgtggcccgccaaggtgaatgagtttgacacccctgcTCTAGAGGTTCATGGTTTTTCagcatacatttaaaattttttaaactgctgTTGTGACCTAATGATGCTTTGTAATGAAATAATTCTACAATATCgtgtgagtaatttttttctgtagaatTCATGCACAGTGTATGCTATTTTTTGTGACTCTACTAAGGTATTCCATAGTTAGGCCCTCAAAAAGATTTTCTACATATTAGGGAGAGGGGGTTTTGAAAGTACATCATCTACCATTGATGGCATGGTATTttgacttgaaaaaataatgtgctCGTATGGGTTATTTTTGATGCTTTGAACCGTGCCATGGAAATCATGGCACTCATTTTCATTTGGTATGGTACTGTACTGTTTGCtctataaaaaaaaagtaaataagctCCAAGCCACTTCAAGTTGACCATGCCTTCCACGGCAAAGCAAATGCCGGATTGATTTAAAAGTGGCCCAGGCATCCATTTCTCTATTAATacgttgcgtactggggtatttaaattcctaggaacgctgaTTCTGGGTGGAGGAGTTGAAATtagaaatatgtgcctattagggcgtaatgcctttggtttaaacttagttaaaaagctaatgtttagaatataactttacccaatcaaacgttatgatgcatcaattcgtTATGAATAAAGaaaacaactgaaaacatacgaatgaatacgtattgtacgctttaaaattgtttaggatgacgcgcctaaatgactggaatcttcgtcatccgtccggatggttcgggaaaaaaatgacgagaattctcgccatccgtacacaACATGTTAAAGAAATTGTTATTAATCACCAGCTGCAGtaacttaaaatattaatgagtgcattttttttctattgaaggaAGCCCCACCTACTTACGAAGACGCCACTAAAAAGCAGCAATGAGAAGTTGGCAGTGTTACCACATATATTTCTCACCTATAACCATTGCTTCCTTCGTCATTACCTGGAAGATTTATAATACAGCAGCAACTCTGCTTGAGATTGAAGTACAGCCttctatgttttaaaaatatttatcagctacTGATGAAATAACCTCTCTGATGTTGTCATTTTTGCACTGTGTTATCAAAATTTATGTACGGAACTCTATTACTTGGCCTTCGTACCTGTTGCAACAGCATGTGTGTACAATTAATAGTCTGAAAGGATTATGTTGCACCTATCATGGAGATAATGAGAGTGTTTTGCATATTGCAATCAATTTTGTATGATAAGAtaatagaattatattttatcatattgtaataatactgtatttttaaaaagaaatctaaaatattttgcattattttccatttgaattgTACATTGTGGTGGttggaagttaaaaaaattggttgTATTAAATTTATTGCTTGTTTTAGTCAAAGGTTTTAATAATGTTCAAGATGCCTGTAAATGTAAAGTGTACATGTAAcgttattctgtaataaaaacTGGCCCGTGGTTGTTGAGAATTTTGGAAAGATATAGATTTTTTTAGACTTTGTTATTCATCTTGTACCTCAATGAAATTTTAACTGATTAATTAATAACTACAGTATGCTATTATTGTAGGCTTAATCATGTGGCTTAACAACTGAAGTGTATCATCAGGCATTAAGGCTACATTTGATTATGAATATTTAGATTTTGTGCAGCTAAATTTATGTCAATGTTTAATTCataaatgttgttttattttcatgtgaagcctatgcatttttttcgcataaaataACTGTCTTTACTgtagtattttcatatttttctcatggACCAATCATTTAATGATTCCAATTGAACCTGTGCATTTCTGTTTCCTAATTATTGTCACATAAAAcaaatgcatgtatatttttttagccttttgaGCCTTGCTGATTGTTCAACATTTATTGGTGGGTTTTTAAGTGACTTATGAAATGTGCTTGCCATAGGATTTATGATATCAATTGTTATCTCTTTTACTGTAGAAATTGATTATAATACATATGTTCTCAACTTCCttgctgattttaatgaaatgtatcaGTTGTGATTAATGTACTGAATTATGATGGTGgccttcaagttttttttttaagtggataATTAAGAGGTGGAGAACAAATTGGCTGCTTCTTGAGGCAATCCCATTTGAAAATCACCTACATCAGATTCTTAATAATATGCCCATCATTTCTTTGTTGTTCTTGCTGTGGAATGTTTTCAGTCATTGATGTTTGCACTATTCACATTTTATTCGTTAGATTTTCTCCATTTCATGAGGAAACCAATTTTTATGACAGATGGTTAAGTTTCTCATTACAATAAAAGGGATCCTTCCCATTGTAACCCACCCAAAACAGGCTGCAGAAAATTTAGCATCATGCccaaaactgaaatattttccttcttcccacttggtagacctatttttctgAGTGATGAGAATTCTTATGAGTGCACATttcaaattaagtattttattttctactctttGAATTGGTCAAGCATCAATCtctaatatattttatacaatattgTATATACCCTATAATTTGCATTCATTAATCCAAGTTGACTTTGTGCACATGGTGATACAGTAGTAAACATCCAGTTTTGCACGAAGATGTAGATCGAACAATGCCATCTCCAGTGGCGTTTGGGGGCGGAGGGGGGATCCAacaccaggggggaaattttttgaaaacagggtactaagtagagggttcgaaactaatgttaacacttatcataatcgaaaaatcttcttttgtttaagaaatatttggtaaattcatgatttttcaattttttgtttacttgTATATacctaggaaaataattttgtttttatatttcggggtgagGGGGGTCCGGAAGCCCCCCCCTGGATATACCACTGGACATCTTCATGAGTCCCTTCTTACACTTAAACTGCTGTAAGCACATTATTTCTTTGATTAGTTTTTGCCAGGGTATGTGAGGTTGCATCATCACTGGTTTCCTCATTGTTTTGCTGTAGAAATAATGgctgtttccataaaaaaatatttataaaaataaaatgtatattttactaAAAGAATTATCCATATGTATATTACGCATTTACCAAAAATATATCGGTTTCATATTTTCTCTGGTTATAATTTAGCGCCAATTCCATTTGATAATGTTAAATTTACATCTTGTTAAAATACGGATGAATcaagtaattattaatttgataaaataattctgattATTACGTAAAATTTGGTAAATTAGCTACCgttaatacatttattattatgtattaagaAATTACTTTTGGGAAATGTCCCcttcctctcttctcctctccGTTCCACACCGTTCGTTCTTTGTAACCTGCTGCCATCTCTCGGTCAGAAGGAAAACTAGAGAAGAATATGGGAGGGAGTTCCGATTGTATTTTGTTAGCAGAAATCATTGGAATGTCAAAGTCGCATCATGGCGGTGAGAGGCAATGGGTGTCTATCCGTCGACGCACAAATAAAAGCTCAACAGTTACTGGAAACCTTTGTGATTTTAAATGAACAAGCGCTCAACAGTGGGTTCACAATTAAGGATATCAGGGAGTCATACGTGAAATGTGAAAACCGGCGATTATCTACAGAGAAGAACGGAAAATCATGGCACTCCAGCGGAGTTCCACTGTGCGTATTGGCAACGGCATTATTTACTATTTTGATAGTCGTGTTACTCCCTCATACGTTAACGACCCAAAGATGCTTGCTTCAAAACAATTTCTTTGTGATGGAAGCGACGCGGCCACTGACAGATTGCGACAAGGTGTGTAAAGGGGTGAACAGCGTACTTATTCTGGATAACACAACGAAAGAGGAGTTTTCCAAGTTGGCCTATTCCTCGAGGCCAATACTTGTTCGTGGGGGTGCAAACCATTGGTCTGCTAGACGAATAttcagttttgatttttttcggcGCCTCTATGAAGGTGTTGGCAATAATGACAGTGCAAGAGCTAGGCGAGAGTCTTATTACCAGAGTGTAGAAGAAGAATGTCAGTTTTTCCCTTTCAGAACTGACTTTGTCAGTCTGAGAGAAGTTTTTGCCATGCCGGAGGAAAGAGCGAACTTCTCAGTTGGGCAGAAGCCTTGGTACATCGGCTGGTGAgttgttattcattttttcattcatggtatggttCGGTCCTCAAATGTGTCTTGGGCTTGGAGGAGTTGTTCTGTACAGCCTCCCCATGTTTTTTTCATGTTTGGTGTCTTTCCTACCATTTTCTGCATAAAAGggttaaaatgtataaaatccaTTGCCTGGCGCTCATATTATATGTCAGGTTACGTCTTGATGGTGTTCTTCTAATTTGGTCGAGTTTATCTAGGAATTTTTATTTGTCTAAGGTATGCTTAAAATCCTCGATGTAATCCTTAAACTCTACGAGTATCTTGTGAGTATTTGGTGATATTGACGGCATCTACGAATTTAGCGGCCTCGGAGAGTTTTCATTCCCAAATGGGATACACTAATATGGGGTAAGGATACTGATGCTCGTCTTGGAATCCTAcgcatctaaaatattttttcattcagacCTGGCGATTATTCTCATATATGTGTGTTGGTTGACGAATAGGCCCTGTGTGATATCATACTTAAAGGCCATAGTTGGAACGAAAGCGTTTAGTATTCGTTACGACGTGGGTTCCACAGTAGATTAGTAATTTAGTATGTTCTACTTGTGATTGCACCTGTTTACGGGTACATCGCAATCAAAATAAACGGGGTGACGTAAACAATAGGGATTTATGGTGATATGCTGTTTGTTCCCTTGGTAATTAACTGGGATGCATCAGTGAATGGTAGTGTTCCCGAAAACATACTGTTTGGATGCCCGCGAAGTTGGGCCACGGCCTCAGCTCACCTGTCTTCCTCGCTGGCCGCCGCTGGCCGGTGTCGGCACGTTCTGCAGTGGGATGGGCTTAGCCGCCGGGGACGGTAGTTTCCCGGTACGCCCTGGAACCGTCCTAGAGGCTGCTTGATTTATGTCGCTGTCTCTCTATTCCTGTTCGCTGCCAGGGCAGCGGTTTTTAGCTTGGGAAAAATCTTAGATTTTGAGGTTTTTGCAAATGTTCAATTGGCCTCAATTCACTTCATCCCGTCACGGTTCGCTTGCATGATTTTGATTCCCCTTGAGCCATTTCCAACTACTGTGAACATTTCCATCTACGTCTTTCGGAAAATTTCATACCGTCAGCTTCTTCTCAATTCATATACACGCAATCCATGTATGCACATAATTACGTCGTTGAAGTCTCCAGATTGTTGATTCTCACGGGTTTTCGGTCATCTCTTTGCCGGACACCATTTCTCTTCCCGTTTTGTTGTCATCGTTAGGTTGAAGATGTAAGCAGCCTTCTTTGATGTTTACCccctcagaaatttttaagagcTAGGGTCATAAGTGCACTCCTCTTCATTACCCCCTCCCGAAATGTACCCCGTCCCCCAATAAGCCCCTTATATCTCCCCCGCAATCTTTTGGCCAtatataaccccccccccccccgaaattttttccTTGGTCAGCGTCTTGCTTTAAATGATTCTCATCATTACGAGTTGTTTGTTATGGTTTGCTCCAGGTAGACATGAAAACAGACATGACTAGCTAGAAAAAACTGGTCCTTCAGGCAATAACGGATAAAGAAAAACTCAAAGGGGTGCGCAAAAGATAATTtaagctacctatacttttatcgtaaattaagataattttatttaaactgattgcACACATAAACAAGAAAATGCTATCTGCCACTGCCTATAGGGAGTATCGACTTCAGTCTCCGCTAACCCGCGCTGTTATAAATTAGCCCTAATTCAATTTATGTGTGTGTTGTTGAAGAAAATCGTCGTTTATTGTATGAGGTTAATGCGCCGTAATAATTGGCGGGCATCAATTAGGCCCTGTGGCAAATTGAAGGGGGACCCTGAGGGCCCGACCCCCCTTCCGAAATGAggtaaatttgcatttattcagCTACTTACCTTCTGCCGGTGGGAGCTATCGTAGTACTTCCTAGACTTCTGTTAGTATTAgactatttcctcattttttaaaattacactttaatttatattatttaatatcattgggtacatttattaataattaattaacctaTCCTTACATTTATATGGCCCCCCAAACATATATTTGGCCTTCCTAAATAGAAATCTATTTCATTTCGCGGAAAAAATCGCGGAGTTCTGCCCTGCTGCTCTTTTCCTATCACTATGGGCTTTCCGAAAATTCCTCTTCCGTCGTTTTGCTGCGAGCCGCTGTAATACTACATCGAAGCCCTGATGACGTCGTGAGCCTCTTGATAAGGTGATAAGTtaaacgaagtttttttttttaataagttgtGAGATATTTAagaagaacgggaaaggaaggcCTTGTATCTGTTAGTGGCAATCGGTGGGTGGTGAAAAAGAGAAGGCAGGGGAGCCTAACCCCCTCCAGACACTACGGAACATGTTCTCTATTAACCTCGCGAATAAATCTCCTAAGAAACTTCAATACACCACCCCTTTCCGAAGAATATTTGAGCGTGTATGTGTTAGTTTATGTTTAAAACGAGTGCAACAGTACGTTCAATTATACTGATATTTCTACTagccttttatatttatttttttaaatttatttccgcgcctccgaaaacagcgctattcggctttaacatcatttttttatatcattcaacAATCGAACGTGcataaacatccatgccctggataaaggtaacttacccagacgggactcgaacccgcgacctttggtttggagGACATTACCCTGCCGCCAGCGATGCCGGATTTTAGGTTTTTAGCCCCCGATAATTTCATAGGTGCACAAAGCTTTCGCATCCAAAGGTGGATTTGTGGGGGACATGATCCcccaaattttatccaaaaatttaaatttttatgaagtttttgtACCCTTAAATGTCTTAAATTGTTacatttcatctattttttagaaagaaaatgaaattttaggcccCCTAAggcttttaaaatgtgtattttaataGGTTTTACTAGAAAGAATGCCCCTCTTTCTCGGAGGGGTATTCCATATTCCCTGAACCCATTTCATGACCACCCCTAGATTTAACGCTGAGTCCGCCCCTGCTCGCGACCCTccgtttataaaatttaaaaattgatttcaatacCTACATTTATACCTCTGCAGAATCTGACATAAATATGATAAGGTTGCCTGAGAGAAATTTGGGTTGAgtgcttcgtcaaaccaatcgtaggatttcAGCCCGCTGATTATGatggttaataaaaatgtagGTCAATATGAGTTATtgattatgaattattgattattttattggCTAATCCTCTGATGCCTCCAGCTAAACGACGCTGACTTCCCCTGGCTCATATGTTTCCGTGACCGGGTCGTTATGAATGTCTCCTCGTGGTGTTACGTTAGCATTCCTTTCATCCGGTGGTTGTCTCGAAGAGGTACTGCGGAAGGAGCAATTCTTGATATCGAGAAGGATACCCAGAATTGAGGGCAAATGTCGACTTTTTGTTGAGGTAGGTCATGACAATGGGGGTGGAAATGTTTGAAGGACTACTCTTTTCACTCTTGTGGTTATATTTCATGGGGAAAATTACTTAACCCTACTTTTCACTGTCACAGTGCGTCTTACCTCAAGGTTGGTTTGATTTGTGCgaaaattctacagagaaaaaattcgGGTGACTTCGTAAAGCTATCAGTGATGTCACGACAGAATTAAAAGTGCCGGAACGTACTTTCCTTAAGTTATTTTTACtagtgaaatattactccgttctttttttattgcaagttacgtctgcatattttaaaataaatttttggtttgattacgaatgtatatattaaaaaatttgatgCACCAAAATGGATAAAAGTGTCATTTGACTCCTATATCTTTTCTTAAACATTGCCCGAACGCGCCCGGCACTATGACACCActgaaagttatcaccgtggctagtcccggtgtacgtAAAACTTTCAGTCATAATGTCCATTAAAGTGGACGTATCCTTTAGGGGATTCTTCCTCCCTAATTAGTACATCTGTCCATAATAACGAACAAAGACCACAAAGGTCTCGATATGAAAGAGAGCGAAACGTCTTGGCATGAGTTTTCATAAGACcacatatttatcaaaataacaaaaacaaagttTCGACCAAGGGGGAGAAAAAATTGTGTTACTGAAAGGGTTAAAGTTGTTTGGATTGGTGAGGTTAGAACTCACCCCGGACTAACTCacgtgaatataaattttatgagTCCTGGGATGAGGCCCGGGAACCTGTTCCTTTTTCTATATCATGTAAAATCACGAAGACTTGGGGGTTATACAAAGGCTTCTCACTGGATTCGAACTGTAGACTTGCGATCAGTAGCCTTAAGCTGTATCCACTGAGGCACCATTTTAccctttatttgaaattttttatttccattttttactaTAATTGGATGTGTAATGAGTAAGGTCCGAACACCACCCGGAATCGTGGAAAACTCGTAAATAGCCATCTGAAATGTAAAAATCATGTAAAAGTGCAAAATAGTATGAAGCCACGAacattttatgtacaaaattCAAAGAACATGTTAtttaattacatctacatctacataataccctgcgagccacctctagggtgtttggcaggggttgatcaatcaccagcatgcagcatgcatttgggctcccacatgcacaccacaccgtccaaaaaacgtcccgtatactaacaaactatactactatatgctgttagaaataataattgaattaagaaacatgcattaatttttacaaaggttagtaggctacactacaagtcatgcaatctatttacgagttctattgctgccgttataatctcttattgatcgtggaaaaaatgacattcggaatctgtctgttctacaatctatctctcttattttatttatatgatctgatcttccgtagtatgttggcgcccgtaagatatggttaacttcgtcagaattAGTGCATGAGTAAACTGTAATCAAAATAAATCTTGGTGGCTTCGGTAATTGAAGTGTGATGGTTATATGACAATATATAATGAGAGTCACAATAAATACGTTGACATTCAATATTTCCATCTGGATATTGTGATCGTGGCAGAACTTACTTTATTTACTGTATCCTCTACCGTTTCTTTTCGTGAATGCTGTGTCACTACTCGTTCATCCTCGTGGCTGTTAACGGAGCAGTGCGTAGATGAAAATTCAAGATAAGTCCTGCTCTCTCTCAACCTAAGTCTTTATTATAGCGTGTGAAACTTTGATACTTCCGATAAAATTCGTTCCCAGTGGCCGTTGAGGGAGGCCTGTAATCCTCTACTTCCGGAGAAAGGTCTTTTCTCACGTATTCCGACCTAGTATTCAGGATATTGTCTCTAGGGTTAACAGTTCTCTGTTGATGTTTgaatagaaattataaaattcgagCGAGTTGAGTGATGGTGCGGAGACTTCTTAAATATCGCGTTAAATTAATGGTAGGTTTGAAACATGCTCAATGATGATTCCAATAATTGGTGTTAGCCTTACTATTCCTTTTTGCCGGTCTTATTGCAAGAACATGTGGAATTCATTCCATGCCGATGTTTTATTTCGACTGCTTGGTTTGAAATATCCATCAAAATCAAAAATGCTTGTAAATATCACAAGTTGCTTGCATCagctatttcatttataaatgacGAGTTATTATTGAGttgatact
This window contains:
- the LOC124169241 gene encoding uncharacterized protein LOC124169241, which encodes MAVRGNGCLSVDAQIKAQQLLETFVILNEQALNSGFTIKDIRESYVKCENRRLSTEKNGKSWHSSGVPLCVLATALFTILIVVLLPHTLTTQRCLLQNNFFVMEATRPLTDCDKVCKGVNSVLILDNTTKEEFSKLAYSSRPILVRGGANHWSARRIFSFDFFRRLYEGVGNNDSARARRESYYQSVEEECQFFPFRTDFVSLREVFAMPEERANFSVGQKPWYIGWSNCHPEVASILRQHYERPHFLPESSEVSAIDWVFMGGYGVGASIHLDYVSRPSWQAQISGSKTWKLIPPPECEDVCTAFSVTVNAGDIVLIDTNQWYHDTYINPGPLSITIGSEYG